Part of the uncultured Methanobrevibacter sp. genome is shown below.
ACAATCGCGTCAAAATCTTCCTCATAAATAGTTGTTCCAAAAGGGTCTTCTAATGGTACAACATTAAAATTAGATTTATCACTAAAAAACAACTTTAAATTGTTCATTCTCTCTTTACATGAATCAATATCCCCTTTTAAACCACCAAAAGCATCAGAAGTTACTCCAATTTCTATCTGATCGCCTAATTCAAAAGCAGTTGATAGTAATTTCTTATGACCGTCATGAAACTTATCAAAAGTACCTCCAACAGCCACCTTAGTATATTTTTTAGTTCCCATAATATTGTTCCACATTAGTTAAGTGATTAATATTATATTAAAACTATTATAAATTATTAGCTATTTGAAAAAAAAAGAAAAAAAGAAGTTAATTAGAATGGAAGACTTTGATAATATGCAATAAATTTATAATTATAATTATTCCAATTAACAACTTCACCCAACGAGTTTCTACGATTTATTGTATCACCAACAATCCATGTATCACCAATCAACACTTGAGACCACACATGA
Proteins encoded:
- a CDS encoding phosphopantetheine adenylyltransferase, which codes for MGTKKYTKVAVGGTFDKFHDGHKKLLSTAFELGDQIEIGVTSDAFGGLKGDIDSCKERMNNLKLFFSDKSNFNVVPLEDPFGTTIYEEDFDAIVVSEETEPTALKINKIRLSKGMEPLDIVVVSFVLAEDGNPISSTRIRSGEINRNGIIIINREI